In one Vulgatibacter incomptus genomic region, the following are encoded:
- a CDS encoding metallophosphoesterase family protein — MRLAVISDLHLGRRDVVDSFGHEDDSFVRFLRFLEGSFERIVLLGDIFETLTARVPQQQRAELRAAREAHPEIVRRFERSQYLYVHGNHDLVAGPTLGAPEELAIEADGVRLLFTHGHRHDWIIRHVRQLSEWGVWAGGWIRRFGLHGFFRACDLLDQRLRGASVDAAHCTFQRWAMHLGHERKADVVVTGHTHLGSLAHHGPRLFLNSGTCSEGKFSFLAIDTKRGDYALHDSW; from the coding sequence ATGCGGCTGGCCGTGATCTCGGATCTGCACCTGGGGCGTCGTGACGTAGTCGATTCGTTCGGGCACGAGGATGACTCGTTCGTCCGGTTCCTGCGCTTCCTCGAGGGGTCGTTCGAGCGAATCGTCTTGTTGGGAGACATCTTCGAGACGCTGACGGCTCGCGTTCCGCAGCAGCAGCGGGCCGAGCTTCGGGCGGCACGCGAGGCGCATCCAGAGATCGTCCGGCGGTTCGAGCGATCCCAATACCTCTACGTCCACGGAAACCACGACCTCGTCGCCGGCCCGACCCTGGGGGCGCCGGAGGAGCTCGCGATCGAGGCCGACGGGGTTCGTCTCCTCTTCACCCACGGCCACCGCCACGACTGGATCATCCGGCACGTCCGCCAGCTCAGCGAGTGGGGCGTCTGGGCGGGCGGCTGGATCCGCCGCTTCGGCCTCCACGGCTTCTTTCGAGCCTGCGACCTGCTCGACCAGCGCCTCCGCGGCGCGTCCGTCGACGCGGCCCACTGCACCTTCCAGCGCTGGGCGATGCACCTCGGCCACGAGAGGAAGGCCGACGTCGTGGTCACCGGTCACACGCACCTGGGCAGCCTGGCGCACCACGGCCCCAGGCTCTTCCTCAACAGCGGCACCTGCTCGGAGGGGAAGTTCTCCTTCCTCGCCATCGACACCAAGCGCGGTGACTACGCGCTCCACGATTCGTGGTGA
- a CDS encoding ceramide glucosyltransferase produces MFDAISLTLFAAAATGLTILALQLVTLRLHLRRPPKRMTSARPISILKPLCGVDDDLENNLEHFATLDYPSYELLLGVRSPSDPAYPLALACASRHPERVRVIVQRGEPGLNPKVNQLITLEREARFGIVVVSDSNVRVRPGYLDEIAANLEDPTVGLVTHPIAGVGEQRLGSLLDNLHLVTHCAPGTISAKLLAGRDIVVGKSMAMRRIDVARLGGFASVKDVLAEDYVLGLAVGRKLRKSVSLGAPIENVSERRPLSHFVSRYHRWSVLQRKMVGLPAYLAQLLLNPIVLALLGLAAAPNTTSLLVFAGICATKIMIDATCGLLLRDGFRLLGLAAIPLKDVIVAWAWLVGLVRDTVEWRGNRLVVLEGTRLASSEGEVDFGDAQAEPEVA; encoded by the coding sequence ATGTTCGACGCCATCTCGCTCACGCTCTTCGCTGCTGCTGCGACAGGTCTCACGATCCTCGCGCTGCAGCTCGTCACGCTCCGACTCCACCTGCGCCGGCCGCCGAAGAGGATGACCTCGGCCAGGCCCATCTCGATCCTCAAGCCGCTCTGCGGCGTCGACGACGATCTCGAGAACAACCTCGAGCACTTCGCCACGCTCGACTATCCGAGCTACGAGCTCCTCCTGGGCGTTCGGAGCCCGAGCGACCCGGCGTATCCGCTGGCGCTCGCGTGTGCGAGCCGCCATCCCGAGCGGGTGCGCGTGATCGTGCAGAGGGGCGAGCCCGGCCTGAACCCGAAGGTGAACCAGCTCATCACACTGGAGCGGGAGGCCCGCTTCGGGATCGTGGTCGTCAGCGACTCGAACGTGCGCGTTCGTCCCGGCTACCTGGACGAGATCGCCGCCAACCTCGAGGATCCCACCGTCGGTCTGGTCACCCACCCGATCGCCGGGGTCGGCGAGCAGCGCCTGGGCTCGCTCCTCGACAACCTCCACCTCGTCACCCACTGCGCGCCGGGGACGATCTCGGCCAAGCTCCTCGCGGGCAGGGACATCGTGGTCGGCAAGTCGATGGCCATGCGGCGCATCGACGTCGCCCGTCTCGGCGGCTTCGCCTCGGTGAAGGACGTCCTCGCGGAAGACTATGTCCTCGGGCTGGCGGTGGGCCGCAAGCTGCGCAAGAGCGTCAGCCTCGGCGCCCCGATCGAGAACGTGAGCGAGCGCCGGCCTCTCTCGCACTTCGTCTCGCGATACCACCGCTGGAGCGTCCTGCAGCGCAAGATGGTGGGGCTGCCCGCCTATCTCGCGCAGCTTCTCCTCAACCCCATCGTCCTCGCCCTCCTGGGTCTGGCGGCCGCGCCCAACACGACGTCGCTCCTCGTCTTCGCCGGCATCTGCGCAACCAAGATCATGATCGACGCGACCTGCGGCCTGCTCCTTCGCGACGGCTTCCGGCTGCTGGGCCTCGCTGCCATCCCGCTCAAGGACGTGATCGTCGCCTGGGCGTGGCTCGTCGGCCTCGTTCGGGACACGGTCGAGTGGCGAGGAAACCGGCTCGTGGTCCTCGAAGGAACGCGGCTCGCATCGTCGGAGGGCGAGGTCGATTTCGGCGACGCGCAGGCCGAGCCCGAGGTCGCCTGA
- a CDS encoding DUF6938 domain-containing protein, translating to MGATPLVAALDMGYGHMRAALPLARALGTKIVEVDRAPLAGADEAKLWRRTRMFYELASRLSQVRGPLGGPLRSMLDTVTFIPHLHPYRDLSAPHAGTRYLDRMIDDGLGRGLVAELKRTGAPLVTTFYAPALIADRAGLDDVWCVVTDTDVNRIWAPHDGRRTRIRYLVPTQRTARRLAAYGVPEDRIRLTGFPLPDELVGGTSLAAVRRNVGARIVRLDPEGSFRRTFRDELAHFLGALPEDDASRPPLLTFAVGGAGAQAGLAALFLPRLRPLLEAGRLRVALVAGIRREVAESFSSSIAKAGLEAFVGKGLEIVLADDLNSYFDRFHALLAETDVLWTKPSELTFFAALGLPLVFSSPVGAHERYNRRWAIEAGAGLKAGDPRFAAEWLVEWLNDGTLAAAAWSGFMRLPKFGLYAILEALGAGAAR from the coding sequence ATGGGAGCCACTCCGCTCGTAGCAGCCCTCGACATGGGCTACGGCCACATGCGCGCCGCGCTTCCTCTCGCAAGGGCGCTCGGTACGAAGATCGTCGAGGTCGATCGCGCGCCACTGGCAGGCGCCGACGAGGCGAAGCTCTGGCGGCGAACCCGGATGTTCTACGAGCTCGCCTCGAGGCTCTCGCAGGTGCGAGGCCCTCTGGGCGGGCCCCTTCGCTCGATGCTCGACACCGTCACCTTCATCCCGCACCTGCATCCCTACCGCGATCTCTCCGCTCCGCACGCGGGAACGCGCTACCTCGATCGGATGATCGACGACGGGCTCGGGCGAGGGCTCGTCGCCGAGCTCAAGCGAACCGGCGCGCCCCTCGTGACCACCTTCTACGCACCCGCGCTGATCGCCGATCGGGCCGGCCTGGACGACGTGTGGTGTGTGGTCACCGACACCGACGTGAACCGGATCTGGGCGCCCCACGACGGGCGGCGGACGCGCATCCGCTACCTCGTCCCCACGCAGCGCACCGCGCGCCGCCTCGCCGCCTACGGGGTTCCGGAGGATCGGATCCGGCTCACCGGCTTTCCGCTCCCGGACGAGCTCGTGGGCGGCACCTCCCTCGCCGCAGTGCGCCGCAACGTCGGCGCCCGCATCGTCCGCCTCGACCCGGAGGGAAGCTTTCGCCGCACCTTCCGCGACGAGCTCGCGCACTTCCTCGGCGCCCTCCCCGAGGACGACGCGAGCCGACCGCCGCTCCTCACCTTCGCCGTCGGCGGCGCCGGCGCACAGGCGGGCCTCGCCGCGCTCTTCCTTCCTCGCCTGCGCCCGCTTCTCGAGGCGGGGCGCCTGCGCGTCGCGCTCGTCGCCGGAATCCGCCGCGAAGTAGCCGAGTCCTTTTCCTCGTCCATCGCCAAGGCAGGGCTGGAGGCCTTCGTCGGAAAGGGCCTCGAGATCGTCCTCGCCGACGATCTCAACAGCTACTTCGACCGCTTCCACGCGCTCCTGGCCGAGACCGACGTGCTCTGGACCAAACCCTCGGAGCTCACCTTCTTCGCCGCCCTCGGTCTTCCGCTCGTCTTCTCGTCGCCGGTCGGCGCCCACGAGCGCTACAACCGCCGCTGGGCCATCGAGGCCGGCGCCGGGCTCAAGGCTGGAGATCCCCGCTTCGCCGCGGAGTGGCTGGTCGAGTGGCTCAACGACGGCACCCTCGCCGCCGCCGCGTGGTCGGGCTTCATGCGCCTGCCCAAGTTCGGGCTCTACGCGATCCTCGAGGCGCTGGGCGCGGGGGCCGCGCGCTGA
- a CDS encoding sensor domain-containing diguanylate cyclase has product MTLDADTLYLLALIVGLELSLVLVLIGRLLRGQPGLRHWALGMASAAVGGLAVGVPGEISTLVGSGLGYLGFGLSWVGARDYFARPRPLWPMWAGLVVVELAAAVLQVPESAVRAVCVAGACWSGAIAWTFLRNPPGRVGIGSRVAGSLFALLGVLLLVKALLPPAGEAGPPVWQQTAEPLGAIFFGIAWVFVVVGLASHRILTRLRDAARSDGLTGLLNRRALREDGGGVIELCRRKGRPCAVLLADLDRFKGLNDTHGHAAGDAALRQFASIAAASASPGDVVARWGGEEFCFVLPGASRERALRMAEKLRGAIARSPIPLGDRSLPLTVSVGVAWAKGPDLVDLKQLLERADEALYRAKEDGRDRVREAA; this is encoded by the coding sequence ATGACCCTCGACGCCGACACGCTCTACCTTCTCGCGCTCATCGTCGGGCTGGAGCTCTCGCTCGTGCTCGTGCTCATCGGCAGGTTGCTGCGCGGGCAGCCGGGGCTCCGACATTGGGCGCTCGGCATGGCGAGCGCAGCCGTGGGCGGGCTCGCGGTGGGCGTGCCCGGCGAGATCTCGACTCTCGTCGGCAGCGGCCTCGGCTACCTGGGATTCGGGCTCTCGTGGGTGGGGGCGCGCGACTACTTTGCGCGGCCGCGCCCCCTGTGGCCCATGTGGGCGGGGCTCGTCGTCGTGGAGCTGGCGGCCGCGGTGCTGCAGGTGCCGGAGAGCGCGGTGCGCGCCGTCTGCGTCGCAGGGGCGTGTTGGTCCGGTGCGATCGCGTGGACGTTTCTTCGAAATCCACCGGGACGGGTGGGGATCGGCTCGCGCGTCGCGGGTTCGCTCTTCGCTCTCCTCGGCGTCCTCCTGCTGGTGAAGGCGCTCCTCCCGCCGGCAGGCGAGGCTGGACCGCCGGTATGGCAGCAGACGGCGGAGCCCCTCGGAGCGATCTTCTTCGGGATCGCGTGGGTGTTCGTCGTGGTGGGCTTGGCGAGCCACCGGATCCTCACGAGGCTCCGCGACGCCGCGCGGTCCGACGGCCTCACCGGCCTCCTCAACCGTCGAGCGCTGCGGGAGGACGGCGGCGGAGTCATCGAGCTCTGCCGGCGAAAGGGCCGCCCGTGCGCCGTGCTCCTCGCCGATCTCGATCGGTTCAAGGGGCTCAACGACACCCACGGCCACGCCGCCGGCGACGCCGCCTTGCGACAGTTCGCGTCCATCGCGGCGGCGTCCGCGAGCCCTGGCGACGTCGTCGCCCGATGGGGCGGCGAGGAGTTCTGTTTCGTGCTCCCGGGTGCTTCGCGCGAGAGAGCGCTGCGGATGGCCGAGAAGCTCCGCGGGGCGATCGCGCGGAGCCCGATCCCGCTCGGGGATCGCTCCCTCCCCCTCACCGTGAGCGTCGGCGTCGCATGGGCCAAGGGGCCCGACCTCGTCGACCTGAAGCAGCTGCTCGAGCGCGCCGACGAGGCGCTTTACCGGGCCAAGGAGGACGGGCGCGATCGCGTGCGCGAAGCGGCGTGA
- the uvsE gene encoding UV DNA damage repair endonuclease UvsE, translating into MVAYRLGYVAINLTLGIGASHRCLLKNAKPERLESLIAKNLEELERILRFNEENGIEVFRIGSSLVPFASHPINRLRWWKTFARDFDRVGSIARRSGQRLSMHPSPAAASLSSARPEVRRAAVAELRYSARVLDLLGQSDDGRVVVHVGGAAPSRKVALAAARRFLDRLPDEARRRIAIENDCRIWSGREVAALATESGLPFVADLLHDRVRPSDPPLGPRDLMRLASRTWRALGLRPKHHLASQRSGSRTGAHADYIDPADFESAVEALEEPADFMLEAKKKDLALFALRSPPR; encoded by the coding sequence GTGGTCGCGTATCGGCTCGGCTATGTGGCGATCAACCTGACGCTCGGCATCGGCGCGAGCCATCGCTGCCTTCTGAAGAACGCGAAGCCGGAGCGCCTCGAGTCGCTGATCGCGAAGAACCTGGAGGAGCTCGAGCGGATCCTGCGCTTCAACGAGGAGAACGGGATCGAGGTGTTCCGCATCGGCTCGTCGCTGGTGCCGTTCGCGTCGCATCCGATCAACCGGCTCCGCTGGTGGAAGACCTTTGCCAGGGACTTCGACCGCGTCGGGTCGATCGCGCGGCGCTCAGGACAGCGCCTCTCGATGCATCCCTCGCCGGCGGCGGCGTCGCTCTCGTCGGCAAGGCCGGAGGTCCGCCGCGCGGCTGTGGCCGAGCTGCGCTACTCGGCCCGGGTGCTGGATCTCCTCGGTCAATCGGACGACGGACGGGTGGTGGTGCACGTCGGAGGCGCCGCTCCGTCGCGAAAGGTGGCCCTCGCGGCGGCGCGACGTTTCCTGGATCGGCTGCCGGACGAAGCGAGGCGGCGGATCGCGATCGAGAACGATTGCCGGATCTGGTCGGGCCGGGAGGTCGCGGCCCTCGCGACGGAGAGCGGCCTGCCCTTCGTCGCGGATCTCCTCCACGACCGCGTGCGCCCCTCGGATCCGCCGCTCGGTCCCCGCGACCTGATGCGGCTCGCGTCACGGACGTGGCGGGCGCTGGGTCTTCGGCCGAAGCACCATCTCGCGTCGCAGCGCTCCGGCAGCCGCACGGGTGCGCACGCGGATTACATCGATCCCGCCGACTTCGAGAGCGCCGTGGAAGCGCTGGAGGAGCCGGCGGACTTCATGCTCGAAGCGAAGAAAAAGGATCTGGCTCTCTTCGCCCTTCGGTCGCCGCCGCGCTGA
- a CDS encoding GGDEF domain-containing protein: MGFDVPTLAFMSLFVGLELTAGFLLAGLLLGRQPGLRQWSASAAVIFTGGVIWMFQAILPETTLAVVSNGLLLLGAAFGWAGARAFCDRPYSTRPFWLGVVPFALAIGWFSEVSPSLRARVIVYSAAASAWSLATAWTFFRHGPRHLRASVRFAGGAYLLHGAFLVARLFFPQSGQRSTDLLLPGWPREVAGLEVIVSSIAFVLALAALLGHRLMADLERAGRIDVLTGVRNRRSVEDEGARGVEVCVATRLPCAVLLFDLDRFKRINDTHGHLAGDAALRHFAAILEPELRRSDLFGRWGGEEFVAVMPGATGDEALAAAERLRALVARSPVSFERASIELTVSIGVAWNEGEGMELGALVARADAALYRAKDGGRDRVIEATGS, from the coding sequence ATGGGCTTCGACGTCCCGACCCTCGCCTTCATGTCGCTGTTCGTGGGGCTCGAGCTGACCGCGGGCTTCCTGCTCGCCGGCTTGTTGCTCGGGAGGCAGCCGGGGCTCCGCCAGTGGAGCGCGAGCGCCGCGGTCATCTTCACCGGCGGGGTGATCTGGATGTTCCAGGCCATCCTTCCGGAGACGACTCTCGCCGTGGTGAGCAACGGCCTGCTGCTCCTCGGGGCGGCCTTCGGCTGGGCAGGGGCCAGGGCTTTCTGCGACCGGCCCTACTCGACGAGGCCGTTCTGGCTCGGGGTCGTCCCTTTCGCCCTCGCGATCGGTTGGTTCTCCGAGGTCTCGCCGAGCCTGCGGGCAAGGGTGATCGTCTACTCCGCAGCGGCCTCCGCGTGGTCCCTCGCGACGGCGTGGACCTTCTTTCGCCACGGCCCCCGCCACCTGCGCGCGAGCGTTCGCTTCGCCGGCGGCGCCTATCTCCTGCATGGCGCCTTCCTCGTCGCCCGATTGTTCTTCCCGCAGAGCGGCCAACGAAGCACCGATCTCCTGCTGCCAGGCTGGCCGCGCGAGGTCGCGGGCCTCGAGGTCATCGTGTCCAGCATCGCCTTCGTGCTGGCTCTCGCGGCGCTCCTGGGCCACCGCCTCATGGCAGACCTCGAGCGGGCCGGCCGCATCGACGTGCTCACGGGCGTGCGCAACCGGCGGTCGGTGGAGGACGAAGGCGCCCGCGGCGTCGAGGTCTGCGTGGCGACTCGGCTCCCTTGCGCGGTCCTCCTCTTCGACCTCGATCGCTTCAAGCGCATCAACGACACCCACGGCCATCTCGCTGGCGATGCGGCGCTCAGGCACTTCGCCGCCATTCTCGAGCCCGAGCTGCGCCGCTCCGATCTCTTCGGCCGGTGGGGCGGTGAGGAGTTCGTGGCGGTGATGCCGGGGGCGACCGGCGACGAGGCGCTTGCGGCCGCTGAGCGTCTCCGTGCCCTGGTCGCGCGGAGCCCCGTCTCCTTCGAGCGCGCCAGCATCGAGCTGACCGTCAGCATCGGCGTCGCCTGGAACGAGGGGGAGGGGATGGAGCTGGGAGCGCTCGTCGCTCGCGCGGACGCCGCCCTCTACCGGGCGAAGGACGGCGGCCGCGATCGCGTCATCGAGGCGACAGGATCATGA
- a CDS encoding Ig-like domain-containing protein yields the protein MKFWCLFTPRSGALLLTLALALAGAGCGSKKSGGVAGTGGEAGSSTGGSGGDGGTGGEGGSGGAGGEGGTGEGGSGGTVAPIERVEVSPDAVSVIEHRSFTLTAKAYDANDEERTGIEVIWSSSDESIATVEADGVVTGIQPGEVEITASVGDRVGVAHIAVTEGTIASIVFAADSNEVVVDGTATIIAVALDEDGLVLLGRSFSWSSSNEDIAPVDGAGVVAGVEPGVSRITAAIGDVSATLDVSVVHRFVSISAGDTHTCALNAAGAAWCWGANWSGQLGNGDTADEESHPIPVRVGPGLGLRFTSLSAGESFTCGLTADGDVWCWGDNGDYQLGFDDISGAATPVLVPGSHYAAISTMYYGICGLDFTGRAHCWGYSSNDYELGDADVTDSTATPVAVSGPFEGEEPLDFVVLRNGEYHSCGLTPANRLFCWGYNSSGQLGDGSRESRARPVEPLPGETVVAFGLGNAHTCAVTADEKTWCWGANRAGQSGTASGQNILAPTLLFDGSEFVPAAFAMGDSHSCAVDAVGAVWCWGVTYGEIFGREEGDVPAEPGPIDGGLSFTSISARGEHTCGIATDGKAYCWGSNRSGALGVDVSIWTSALPLPVYGQSPVICLPDCTGACGGSAEVDCEGVCGGSAMVDCDGVCGGSAVEDCEGTCGGSATEDCEGACGGSTTEDCEGVCGGSAVEDCEGTCGGSAELDCAEVCGGSATVDACGICVPDGEDDPCISTGIVASKNVEVSTSWPALEIATLSVRREDGPNPSHVYLGFDLGGLPADATVRGVELRLHAVGGFAFGGDGNTYTHFVPDNTWTAGFDWQSAPAFDPTPAGKWWLWFAGPGSAMATIDGPELMDFVQAQLEGDGFVSFMLRSPGYDTYYDSRFAANPEDRPTLVVTYTLPE from the coding sequence ATGAAGTTTTGGTGCCTTTTCACGCCACGAAGCGGAGCCCTGCTGCTCACGCTCGCGCTGGCCCTGGCTGGTGCAGGTTGCGGGAGCAAGAAGAGTGGCGGCGTAGCCGGCACCGGTGGCGAAGCGGGTAGCAGCACCGGTGGCTCGGGTGGCGATGGTGGCACCGGAGGCGAAGGCGGTTCCGGTGGCGCGGGCGGCGAAGGCGGGACCGGCGAAGGTGGCTCGGGCGGAACCGTGGCCCCGATCGAGCGCGTGGAAGTGAGCCCCGACGCCGTTTCGGTCATCGAGCACCGGTCGTTCACCCTCACCGCCAAGGCATACGACGCGAACGACGAGGAGCGCACCGGCATCGAAGTGATCTGGTCCTCCAGTGACGAGTCGATCGCCACCGTCGAGGCCGATGGCGTCGTAACGGGGATTCAGCCGGGTGAGGTGGAGATCACCGCGTCCGTCGGCGATCGCGTCGGCGTAGCCCACATCGCCGTGACGGAGGGGACGATCGCCTCGATCGTGTTCGCGGCCGACTCCAACGAGGTGGTGGTCGACGGCACCGCGACGATCATCGCCGTCGCCCTGGACGAGGACGGGCTCGTGCTCCTCGGCCGCTCCTTCTCCTGGTCCAGCTCGAACGAGGACATCGCCCCCGTCGACGGCGCTGGCGTGGTGGCCGGCGTCGAGCCGGGCGTCTCCAGGATCACCGCCGCCATCGGCGACGTCTCAGCCACGCTCGACGTCTCCGTGGTGCACCGCTTCGTCTCGATCTCGGCGGGCGACACGCACACCTGCGCGCTAAACGCGGCGGGAGCCGCCTGGTGCTGGGGCGCGAACTGGAGCGGGCAGCTCGGGAATGGCGACACCGCGGATGAGGAGTCGCACCCCATTCCGGTCCGCGTGGGCCCGGGTCTCGGGCTCCGGTTCACCTCCCTGTCTGCCGGCGAGTCGTTCACCTGCGGGCTCACCGCAGATGGGGACGTTTGGTGCTGGGGAGACAACGGCGATTACCAGCTCGGCTTCGACGATATCTCGGGGGCGGCCACCCCGGTGTTGGTGCCGGGCTCCCACTACGCCGCGATCTCGACCATGTACTACGGCATCTGCGGCCTGGACTTCACGGGTCGGGCGCACTGCTGGGGATACAGCTCGAACGACTACGAGCTGGGCGACGCCGACGTGACCGATTCCACTGCCACGCCGGTGGCGGTCTCCGGTCCGTTCGAAGGCGAGGAACCGCTGGATTTCGTCGTCCTCCGCAACGGCGAGTACCACTCGTGCGGGCTCACCCCCGCAAATCGTCTCTTCTGCTGGGGGTACAACTCGAGCGGTCAGCTCGGGGACGGTTCCAGGGAGAGCCGGGCGAGGCCGGTCGAGCCCCTGCCCGGCGAGACGGTCGTCGCCTTCGGTCTGGGAAACGCCCACACCTGCGCCGTCACCGCGGACGAGAAGACCTGGTGCTGGGGCGCGAACAGGGCCGGCCAGAGCGGGACAGCCTCCGGTCAGAACATCCTCGCGCCGACCCTCCTCTTCGATGGCTCCGAGTTCGTCCCGGCGGCCTTCGCAATGGGCGATAGCCACTCCTGCGCAGTCGACGCGGTTGGCGCGGTCTGGTGTTGGGGCGTGACCTACGGAGAAATCTTCGGCCGTGAGGAAGGGGATGTTCCGGCCGAGCCCGGGCCCATCGACGGCGGCCTGAGCTTCACCTCCATCTCGGCCCGTGGCGAGCACACTTGTGGCATCGCGACGGACGGCAAGGCCTATTGCTGGGGCTCGAACCGAAGCGGTGCGCTCGGTGTCGATGTGTCCATCTGGACCTCCGCGCTGCCGCTCCCGGTGTACGGGCAGTCTCCCGTGATCTGTCTGCCGGATTGCACCGGGGCCTGTGGCGGCTCGGCCGAGGTCGATTGCGAAGGGGTCTGCGGCGGCTCCGCGATGGTCGACTGCGATGGCGTCTGCGGCGGCTCGGCCGTGGAGGATTGCGAAGGGACCTGCGGCGGCTCGGCCACGGAGGATTGCGAAGGGGCCTGCGGCGGCTCGACCACGGAGGATTGCGAAGGAGTCTGCGGCGGCTCCGCGGTGGAGGATTGCGAAGGAACCTGTGGCGGCTCGGCCGAGCTCGACTGCGCCGAGGTCTGCGGAGGCTCGGCCACCGTGGACGCCTGCGGCATCTGCGTGCCGGACGGCGAGGACGACCCCTGCATCTCGACCGGGATCGTCGCCTCCAAGAACGTCGAGGTCAGCACGAGCTGGCCCGCCCTCGAGATTGCGACGCTGAGCGTTCGCCGAGAGGACGGTCCGAACCCGTCGCACGTCTATCTCGGCTTCGACCTGGGCGGGTTGCCGGCGGACGCCACGGTGCGTGGCGTCGAGCTCCGTCTCCATGCGGTCGGTGGATTCGCGTTCGGTGGCGACGGAAACACCTACACCCACTTCGTCCCCGACAACACCTGGACCGCCGGGTTCGATTGGCAGTCCGCACCCGCGTTCGACCCCACGCCGGCTGGAAAGTGGTGGCTCTGGTTCGCCGGTCCAGGCTCCGCGATGGCGACCATTGACGGCCCCGAGCTGATGGATTTCGTCCAGGCCCAGCTCGAGGGAGACGGCTTCGTCTCGTTCATGCTCCGCTCGCCCGGGTACGACACCTATTACGACTCGCGCTTCGCGGCCAATCCCGAGGATCGGCCGACGCTCGTCGTGACCTACACGCTGCCGGAGTAA
- a CDS encoding lysylphosphatidylglycerol synthase domain-containing protein: MTKRTAGRAAGVAVGLLCLGWSLRDVDAAEAAHAVVRAGPLLLLGLLPYGLSLAADGWGFSRLLRRVGCRIHPIGLAGTRASAEALAISLPGGALIAESVKPFLLRSRFGVPLEEGAGGMAARKCLIVAGHGAYIGLAVALGWGWLATQSQRLTGAAGLPWLVLGSGVGIGAVAVAMRFAFGSGTLVSRLSGLAGRIPFAALRSRLESAKRSFDRADAGLRRMLELRSGAASLPAFVIMWMCEALESWLLLRLFGAELGFVETLALEATISAVRAFAFFAPAGIGFQDAGYLALLGTGGPGASVAAAFVLAKRLRELVWIGIGYALLAVDRRGPAHHESWSA; encoded by the coding sequence ATGACCAAGCGCACCGCCGGGCGGGCAGCCGGAGTCGCCGTGGGCCTCCTCTGCCTTGGGTGGAGTCTGCGGGACGTGGACGCCGCCGAGGCGGCGCATGCGGTGGTCCGTGCGGGACCGCTCCTGCTGCTCGGGCTCCTGCCATATGGCCTCTCGCTCGCCGCGGACGGGTGGGGGTTTTCGCGGCTCCTCCGCCGTGTCGGCTGCCGGATCCATCCGATCGGCCTCGCCGGCACACGGGCGTCTGCGGAGGCGTTGGCGATCAGCCTGCCGGGCGGGGCCTTGATCGCCGAGTCCGTGAAGCCATTCCTCCTCCGCTCGCGGTTCGGCGTTCCCCTCGAGGAGGGGGCCGGCGGGATGGCGGCGCGCAAGTGCCTGATCGTCGCCGGCCACGGCGCCTATATCGGGCTCGCGGTCGCCTTGGGCTGGGGGTGGCTCGCGACGCAGTCGCAGCGGTTGACCGGTGCGGCCGGGCTGCCCTGGCTCGTGCTCGGGTCGGGTGTAGGGATCGGCGCGGTCGCCGTCGCGATGCGCTTCGCGTTCGGCAGCGGCACCTTGGTCTCCCGGCTCTCGGGTCTCGCAGGCCGCATCCCCTTCGCCGCGCTTCGCAGCCGGCTCGAGTCGGCGAAGCGATCGTTCGACCGTGCCGACGCAGGCCTCCGACGCATGCTCGAGCTGCGCAGTGGTGCCGCCTCGCTGCCGGCCTTCGTGATCATGTGGATGTGCGAGGCGCTCGAGTCGTGGCTCCTCCTCCGGCTGTTCGGGGCCGAGCTCGGCTTCGTCGAGACCTTGGCCCTTGAGGCCACGATTTCGGCGGTGCGGGCCTTCGCCTTCTTCGCCCCTGCCGGGATCGGCTTCCAGGACGCCGGATACCTGGCGCTCCTGGGAACTGGAGGGCCTGGGGCCAGCGTGGCCGCCGCCTTCGTCCTGGCGAAGCGGCTACGAGAGCTCGTCTGGATCGGGATCGGCTACGCGCTGCTCGCGGTCGACCGGCGGGGGCCGGCTCACCACGAATCGTGGAGCGCGTAG